A section of the Leptotrichia buccalis C-1013-b genome encodes:
- the polA gene encoding DNA polymerase I, whose amino-acid sequence MKRAVILDTSAIMYRSHFALMGMRNSSGMSTGATFGFINTLESVIREFRPDYLVACLDVKRDELERTGELETYKAHRESMPEELVMQIDTIMKVLDGYRIPKYKKAGQEADDVIATFATKFSNDADEQIEVFVITGDKDLTQLVDGKINIALLGKGDKNSAFKHIKTDEDVVEYLGVTPDKIPDLFGLMGDKSDGIPGVAGIGPKNGVKLITTYGNLEGIYENIDEIKGKQKEKLLTDKENAFISRELATVKRELDVEYDKNKLKFEEKDFDSLLKLYEELNFKRFSKAVEEEKERFLQNGNQKELTEEEKLVLEKNKKITEEKLEKERFEREKIEKQELEYDKENPIFDGISHFYEHVEYEHNSEIDKKIDEIQVLKEELAIEYEAQKKKQEEIALENQKTEKTKKIKDEKVYFEKNYGKVVSWNDAYSVIEKMDKKVAIFENMLGLSICDEKMNIVLLDSELKNILQNKNYEKSGAEVQINLFSLGENTAEKEDNKKNIENIYKLLSEKEIIAYNVKEYMKSGESEYFGYSVGGKTYGINEERFGIKCTEYFDILLARYVLGTESLQEIEEIILDEFGVEIATFEEQFKKERRKKDFSDVSDDVVCEFLSKRTFFIYKLEIIFRNRLQNEQFLNIFDKLESRLIPVLAQMEETGIKIDKKYFSEFQNELEEKINMLQSDIYKLADGEFNIDSPQQLGEVLFEKLQIPSGKKTKTGYSTNVEVLEMIANNRELTEDKRMIGKKLLEYRAYKKLLSTYIEPIPKLADKEERIHTTFNQNGTSTGRLSSANPNLQNIPVRTDDGIRIRTGFVSKEGHSLISFDYSQIELRVLAELSKDRHLVQAYQDNQDLHNLTARKIFFKTEEDEISRHERSIAKVINFSILYGKTPFGLSKELGITVQEASQYITTYFEEYPRVRKFLDIVTETAKLHGFVETFYGTRRYISGINATNKNVQAQAVRMAVNTVVQGTAANIIKKVMIELHEEFKNDENIKMLLQVHDELIFEVRDEFAKEYMEKIEKIMENTVKFKKVPLKANGSVAKNWGLLK is encoded by the coding sequence TTGAAAAGAGCAGTTATATTGGATACGAGTGCGATTATGTATAGAAGCCATTTTGCACTGATGGGAATGAGAAATAGCAGCGGGATGTCTACTGGGGCGACATTTGGATTTATTAATACGCTGGAAAGTGTGATTAGGGAGTTTAGGCCTGATTATCTGGTGGCTTGCCTGGATGTGAAAAGGGACGAGTTGGAGAGAACTGGGGAGTTGGAAACGTATAAGGCACATAGGGAAAGTATGCCTGAAGAGCTGGTTATGCAGATTGATACTATTATGAAGGTATTGGATGGGTATAGAATTCCGAAATATAAGAAGGCTGGGCAGGAAGCGGATGATGTTATTGCCACTTTTGCCACTAAATTTTCTAACGATGCTGATGAACAAATTGAGGTTTTTGTAATAACTGGGGATAAGGATTTGACACAGCTTGTAGATGGAAAAATTAACATTGCCTTGCTTGGAAAAGGGGATAAAAATTCTGCATTTAAACATATAAAGACTGATGAAGATGTAGTTGAATATTTGGGAGTTACGCCTGATAAGATTCCTGATTTGTTTGGGCTTATGGGAGATAAGTCGGACGGAATTCCAGGAGTTGCTGGGATTGGACCTAAAAATGGAGTGAAACTTATTACGACTTATGGAAATTTGGAAGGAATTTACGAAAATATTGATGAAATAAAAGGGAAACAGAAGGAAAAATTACTGACTGACAAGGAAAATGCCTTTATAAGTCGGGAACTTGCAACTGTGAAAAGGGAGCTTGATGTTGAATACGATAAAAATAAATTGAAATTTGAGGAAAAGGATTTTGACAGTCTTTTAAAACTTTATGAAGAGCTTAATTTTAAAAGATTTTCTAAAGCTGTGGAAGAAGAAAAGGAAAGATTCTTGCAAAATGGTAATCAGAAGGAACTTACTGAAGAAGAGAAGTTAGTTTTAGAAAAAAATAAAAAAATTACTGAAGAAAAATTGGAAAAAGAGAGATTTGAAAGAGAAAAAATTGAAAAGCAGGAATTGGAGTATGATAAGGAAAATCCAATTTTTGATGGAATTTCACATTTTTATGAGCATGTAGAGTATGAGCATAATTCAGAAATAGATAAAAAAATTGATGAAATTCAAGTTTTAAAAGAAGAATTGGCAATAGAATATGAGGCTCAGAAGAAAAAGCAGGAAGAGATCGCACTAGAAAATCAGAAAACTGAAAAAACCAAGAAAATTAAAGATGAAAAAGTGTATTTTGAGAAAAATTATGGAAAAGTTGTGAGCTGGAATGATGCTTATTCTGTGATTGAGAAAATGGATAAAAAAGTGGCAATTTTTGAGAATATGCTTGGACTTTCCATTTGCGATGAAAAAATGAATATTGTGCTTTTGGATAGTGAATTGAAAAATATTTTACAAAATAAAAATTATGAAAAATCAGGAGCTGAAGTTCAAATTAACTTGTTCAGTTTAGGTGAGAATACTGCTGAAAAAGAAGACAACAAAAAAAATATTGAGAATATTTATAAATTATTGAGTGAGAAAGAAATTATTGCCTATAATGTGAAAGAGTATATGAAAAGTGGAGAAAGTGAGTATTTTGGATACTCTGTTGGTGGAAAAACTTATGGGATAAATGAAGAGAGATTCGGGATAAAATGCACGGAATATTTTGATATTTTGCTTGCAAGATATGTACTTGGGACAGAAAGTTTGCAGGAAATCGAGGAAATAATTTTAGATGAGTTTGGTGTTGAGATTGCAACTTTTGAGGAGCAATTTAAAAAGGAACGAAGAAAGAAGGATTTTAGCGATGTTTCTGATGATGTGGTTTGTGAGTTTTTATCAAAGAGAACGTTTTTTATTTATAAATTGGAAATAATTTTTAGAAATAGATTACAAAATGAGCAGTTCTTAAATATATTTGACAAGCTGGAAAGTCGATTAATACCAGTATTGGCACAAATGGAAGAAACTGGAATAAAAATTGATAAAAAATATTTCAGTGAATTTCAGAATGAGCTGGAAGAAAAGATAAATATGCTTCAAAGTGATATTTATAAACTTGCTGATGGAGAATTTAATATTGATTCGCCACAACAATTAGGAGAAGTTTTGTTTGAAAAATTACAGATTCCATCAGGTAAAAAGACAAAAACTGGATATTCAACAAATGTGGAAGTTCTGGAAATGATTGCAAACAATCGAGAATTGACAGAAGACAAACGTATGATTGGGAAAAAGCTTCTGGAATACAGGGCTTATAAGAAATTATTATCAACATACATTGAGCCAATTCCAAAACTGGCGGATAAAGAGGAAAGGATTCATACGACTTTTAACCAAAATGGGACATCTACTGGACGGCTTTCGTCAGCAAATCCAAATTTACAGAATATTCCTGTGAGAACAGATGATGGAATAAGGATTCGTACAGGTTTTGTATCAAAAGAAGGACATAGCTTGATTTCATTTGACTATTCACAAATTGAATTGAGAGTTTTGGCTGAATTGTCAAAAGATAGGCATTTAGTACAGGCGTATCAGGATAATCAGGATTTGCATAACTTGACGGCAAGAAAGATATTTTTCAAAACCGAAGAAGATGAGATTTCACGGCATGAGAGAAGTATTGCAAAAGTAATTAATTTTAGTATTCTGTATGGAAAAACTCCGTTTGGGTTGTCAAAGGAACTGGGAATTACAGTTCAGGAGGCTTCTCAATATATTACGACATATTTTGAGGAATATCCGAGAGTCAGAAAATTTTTGGATATTGTGACAGAAACGGCTAAACTTCACGGTTTTGTAGAAACTTTTTACGGTACGAGAAGATACATTAGCGGAATTAATGCTACAAATAAAAATGTACAGGCACAGGCTGTGAGAATGGCGGTAAATACTGTCGTTCAGGGAACAGCAGCAAATATTATAAAAAAAGTTATGATTGAACTTCATGAGGAGTTTAAAAATGATGAAAATATCAAAATGCTTCTCCAAGTTCACGATGAACTGATTTTTGAAGTTCGTGATGAATTTGCTAAGGAATACATGGAAAAAATTGAAAAAATTATGGAAAATACTGTTAAATTTAAGAAAGTTCCATTAAAAGCGAATGGAAGTGTGGCTAAAAATTGGGGATTATTAAAGTAA